From Erigeron canadensis isolate Cc75 chromosome 8, C_canadensis_v1, whole genome shotgun sequence, one genomic window encodes:
- the LOC122580004 gene encoding uncharacterized protein LOC122580004 gives MATTASIIHALVLFNLLFKGFCQCGLQDITIGTERTSALVEGKQEWNVSFINTCKCPQQALVVSCDGFQTVEKVSPDVFAPVGNNCTVNGGRPIPPFATVQFLYAWDPPFIFVPLSSQVNC, from the exons ATGGCAACAACTGCTTCAATAattcatgcacttgttcttttcaatCTTCTCTTCAAAG GTTTCTGTCAATGTGGATTACAAGACATAACGATCGGGACAGAAAGAACTTCTGCACTAGTAGAAGGTAAACAAGAATGGAACGTTAGCTTTATAAACACGTGCAAATGCCCTCAACAAGCCCTTGTAGTGTCGTGTGATGGTTTCCAAACGGTCGAGAAAGTTAGTCCAGATGTCTTCGCACCGGTTGGTAATAACTGCACAGTTAATGGAGGGCGGCCGATTCCACCTTTCGCGACAGTTCAGTTTCTTTATGCTTGGGACCCTCCTTTCATTTTTGTGCCACTTTCGTCTCAAGTCAATTGTTGA
- the LOC122579182 gene encoding protein PHOX1-like, translated as MGKPSGKKKLQSGIEKLIKQNKPPERSSKQMDEDTIVFIQMSQELKEEGNKLFQKRDNEGAMLKYEKALNLLPSNHIDVATLRSNMAACYMQMGIGEYPRAIHECNLALEVAPKYSKALLKRARCYEVLGKLELALRDVRNVLSMEPNNVTALEVEEMVKKGIEEKGLKVEDVEAVLLTDYVDPVEVKVKALREKTKKRRSSKVEKKVELGKVESVEVKENKVDEVKEKIVEKVRENKAKRGKDKRNDKKTEYKEKVVVEDKNSIKEEKVVTRTVKLVLNDDIRFAQLPIDCSIGLVREIVWDRFPNLEGVLIKYKDQEGDLITITTTAELRLAESSGDPQGSLRLYLVEVSPDKEPSYEGYTSNGFPKANSLISSVSENGTVGKNREVEKVTTCVEDWIVQFAKLFKDHVGFESDSYLDLHELGMELYSEAIEETVTTENAQKLFDIAGGKFQEMAALGLFNLGNVHMNKARKWVVFAEDGTKESIQEQVKTGYEWAEKEYIKAGLKFEESLKIKPDFYEGFLALGQQQFEQAKLLWSYSLGNNTNLESGPSAKILELYNKSEDSMEHGMQIWEELEEQRLNGLSLYDKYKDDLATLGLEGFLKDVSADEAGEQAAHLRSQMHILWGTLLYERSVVEFKMDLSGWEESLAASVEKFELAGVSTTDLAVIVKNHCSNGTASEGLSFKIDEIVQAWNDMYEVKRWQTAVPSFRLEPLFRRRVSKLHTQVEHF; from the exons atgggcaAACCAAGTGGAAAAAAGAAGTTACAATCAGGAATAGaaaaacttataaaacaaaataaacccCCCGAAAGAAGTTCGAAACAAATGGATGAAGATACTATTGTATTTATTCAAATGTCACAAGAATTaaaagaagaaggaaataagTTATTTCAAAAGCGCGATAACGAAGGGGCTATGTTAAAGTATGAAAAAGCACTTAACTTGTTACCTAGTAATCATATCGACGTAGCGACTTTACGTAGCAATATGGCTGCTTGTTATATGCAAATGGGTATCGGGGAGTATCCGAGAGCGATACATGAGTGTAACTTGGCGCTTGAGGTTGCGCCGAAGTATAGTAAGGCGTTGTTGAAGAGGGCGAGGTGTTATGAGGTTTTGGGTAAGTTAGAGTTGGCGTTGAGAGATGTTAGGAATGTGTTGAGTATGGAGCCGAATAATGTTACTGCGTTGGAAGTTGAAGAGATGGTGAAGAAAGGGATTGAAGAAAAGGGGTTGAAAGTTGAGGACGTGGAGGCGGTTTTGTTGACAGATTATGTTGACCCGGTTGAGGTGAAGGTGAAAGCGTTGAGAGAGAAGACGAAGAAGAGGAGGAGTAGTAAAGTTGAGAAAAAAGTTGAGTTGGGTAAGGTTGAAAGTGTGgaagtaaaagaaaataaggtTGATGAGGTTAAGGAAAAAATAGTTGAAAAGGTTCGGGAAAATAAGGCTAAGAGAGGTAAGGACAAGAGGAATGATAAGAAGACAGAGTATAAGGAAAAAGTAGTCGTTGAGGATAAGAATAgcattaaagaagaaaaagttgTTACGAGGACAGTGAAATTGGTGCTTAATGATGACATAAGATTTGCTCAGTTACCTATTGATTGTAGTATTGGTTTAGTGAGGGAGATAGTTTGGGACCGTTTTCCAAATTTAGAGGGTGTGCTTATAAAGTATAAAGATCAAGAAGGAGATTTGATCACCATCACGACTACTGCTGAATTGAGATTGGCTGAATCATCTGGTGATCCTCAAGGTTCTTTAAGACTATACTTGGTAGAAGTTAGTCCAGATAAAGAACCGTCTTATGAGGGTTATACAAGCAATGGGTTTCCAAAAGCCAATAGCTTGATATCGAGTGTTTCTGAGAACGGGACTGTGGGTAAAAATAGGGAAGTCGAAAAAGTTACAACGTGTGTAGAGGATTGGATTGTTCAGTTTGCTAAGCTTTTTAAAGATCATGTTGGATTCGAATCTGATTCATATTTGGATCTTCACGAGCTAGGAATGGAATTATATTCTGAAGCGATTGAAGAAACTGTGACAACTGAAAACGCCCAAAAGCTTTTTGATATTGCTGGCGGGAAGTTCCAAGAGATGGCTGCTTTAGGATTGTTTAATTTGGGTAATGTTCATATGAACAAGGCAAGAAAGTGGGTGGTTTTCGCAGAAGATGGAACGAAAGAATCAATACAAGAGCAGGTGAAAACAGGATATGAATGGGCAGAAAAGGAATATATAAAAGCTGGGTTAAAGTTTGAAGAGTCTCTAAAGATCAAACCTGACTTTTATGAAGGGTTTCTTGCTCTTGGGCAGCAGCAGTTTGAACAAGCAAAACTTTTATGGTCTTATTCACTTGGAAACAACACTAATTTAGAGTCGGGACCTTCTGCAAAAATCTTGGAGTTGTACAATAAGTCTGAGGACAGCATGGAACATGGAATGCAGATTTGGGAAGAGTTGGAAGAACAACGATTAAATGGATTGAGTTTGTATGATAAATATAAGGATGATTTAGCAACTTTAGGGTTGGAAGGGTTTCTAAAAGATGTATCTGCTGATGAAGCTGGAGAGCAGGCGGCACATTTGAGATCTCAGATGCATATCTTGTGGGGTACGTTGCTTTATGAGCGTTCTGTTGTAGAATTCAAGATGGATCTGTCAGGATGGGAAGAATCTTTGGCAGCTTCAGTCGAGAAATTTGAACTTGCTGGAGTGTCAACAACTGATCTAGCAGTAATCGTGAAGAATCATTGCTCCAATGGAACAGCTTCTGAAG GTCTTAGTTTCAAAATTGATGAAATAGTTCAGGCGTGGAATGACATGTATGAGGTTAAGAGGTGGCAGACTGCTGTTCCATCTTTCCGGCTGGAACCATTGTTTCGGCGCCGGGTCTCAAAACTACATACGCAAGTGGAACATTTCTGA